One segment of Gemmatimonadaceae bacterium DNA contains the following:
- the tsaD gene encoding tRNA (adenosine(37)-N6)-threonylcarbamoyltransferase complex transferase subunit TsaD, protein MPLILGIETSCDETSAAVIDGSGNNVEQRSLVILSQDIHRVFGGVVPEIASRAHLTSIVPVVERALNEANVRLEDIDAIAVTSAPGLVGALLVGVCYAKSLGFAKGIPVVPVHHMEGHLFATSLEHESAVPPFTALLVSGGHTMLLDVEAWGRYRLLGATRDDAAGEAFDKVAKMLGLPYPGGRHVERLAREGDPTRFRFKPPMVRRSDTPGDEDYYAFSFSGLKTAALNAVRGSSDIDVDRSAIARGFQDALVASLVEKTLRAAREYSRTRIVLGGGVACNTALSSVLAERALQIGANVFAPSPRLATDNAAMIARAGLFRHERGEHAGFDLNAHASQPIPGLIAA, encoded by the coding sequence TTGCCCCTGATACTTGGAATCGAGACCTCGTGTGATGAAACATCCGCGGCGGTCATCGATGGCAGTGGCAACAATGTCGAGCAGCGTTCCCTTGTGATCCTCTCGCAGGACATCCACCGTGTGTTTGGAGGTGTGGTTCCGGAGATTGCATCCCGCGCCCACCTGACGAGTATCGTTCCGGTAGTCGAGCGAGCTTTGAACGAAGCAAATGTCAGGCTTGAGGACATCGACGCCATCGCAGTGACATCTGCCCCAGGCCTCGTCGGCGCATTGCTGGTGGGCGTGTGCTACGCAAAATCACTGGGATTCGCTAAAGGCATCCCGGTTGTTCCGGTCCACCACATGGAGGGGCACCTGTTCGCGACATCGCTTGAGCATGAAAGTGCGGTGCCGCCTTTCACAGCTTTGCTCGTCTCGGGTGGGCACACGATGCTACTCGATGTCGAAGCGTGGGGTCGTTACCGCCTGCTCGGCGCCACTCGCGATGACGCGGCCGGCGAGGCATTTGACAAGGTTGCGAAAATGCTCGGGCTTCCCTATCCCGGCGGCCGTCATGTTGAGAGGCTGGCGCGCGAAGGCGATCCAACGCGTTTTCGATTCAAGCCGCCGATGGTGCGGCGCTCGGACACTCCCGGCGACGAGGACTACTATGCGTTTTCATTCAGCGGATTGAAGACTGCCGCCCTGAATGCCGTCCGCGGCAGTTCCGATATCGACGTTGACCGGTCTGCCATTGCGCGCGGTTTTCAGGACGCACTCGTTGCCTCCCTCGTCGAGAAGACTCTGCGTGCTGCACGTGAATACTCCCGCACGCGGATTGTTCTTGGCGGCGGCGTGGCCTGCAATACGGCCCTCTCGAGTGTGCTCGCCGAGCGGGCGTTGCAGATTGGTGCTAACGTATTTGCGCCGTCGCCGCGCCTGGCGACGGACAACGCAGCGATGATCGCACGCGCCGGTCTGTTTCGTCACGAACGTGGCGAGCATGCCGGATTTGATCTCAACGCGCATGCGAGCCAGCCGATCCCCGGCCTGATCGCGGCCTGA
- a CDS encoding prolipoprotein diacylglyceryl transferase — protein MPRIFAQIVHHPLAYELGPLQITGFGLAILLSFVIGQIILQQELDRRGEDPGPAGDMVFAAVIGGLLGAKIYYAILTQDAGSLVSRAGFVFWGGLIGGILAVSALVVVKKLGLARMSDVSGIALAGAYAVGRTGCWAVGDDYGRPFNGPWATVFPEGAPPSTAGNMSSMFGVGFPPGTPQNQVIAVHPTQIYEVGMGFVMFLILWHFRDHKHARGWLMGFYCALAGVERFIVEFFRAKDDRLFGGALTIAQVIALIFAAGGVAIMYARWNVTPTSPGIYAKRQAA, from the coding sequence ATGCCACGTATCTTTGCACAGATCGTTCATCATCCGCTCGCATACGAACTGGGCCCTTTGCAGATAACAGGGTTCGGGCTCGCGATACTACTTTCCTTTGTAATCGGGCAGATAATCCTCCAGCAGGAGCTCGACAGGCGCGGGGAGGATCCGGGTCCTGCAGGCGACATGGTTTTTGCCGCAGTGATTGGTGGCCTGCTCGGTGCGAAGATTTACTATGCAATCCTGACGCAGGACGCCGGCTCGCTCGTCAGCAGGGCGGGGTTTGTTTTCTGGGGTGGCCTTATCGGCGGCATCCTCGCCGTCTCGGCCCTGGTCGTAGTGAAGAAGCTGGGCCTGGCGCGGATGAGCGATGTATCGGGTATTGCACTCGCAGGCGCTTACGCCGTGGGGCGAACCGGTTGCTGGGCGGTCGGTGATGATTACGGGCGCCCGTTCAATGGCCCTTGGGCCACAGTATTTCCGGAAGGTGCGCCGCCTTCGACAGCCGGAAACATGTCCAGCATGTTTGGCGTTGGCTTTCCGCCGGGAACGCCCCAGAATCAGGTGATCGCTGTACATCCCACGCAGATCTACGAAGTCGGCATGGGCTTCGTGATGTTTCTCATTCTGTGGCATTTCCGCGATCACAAGCATGCGCGAGGCTGGCTGATGGGTTTCTACTGCGCGCTTGCCGGTGTGGAGAGATTCATCGTGGAATTTTTTCGAGCCAAGGATGACCGGTTGTTCGGCGGGGCTCTGACGATTGCGCAGGTGATCGCTCTGATCTTTGCGGCGGGGGGCGTGGCGATCATGTACGCGAGGTGGAACGTGACGCCTACCTCGCCAGGCATTTACGCAAAACGACAGGCGGCTTAA